The Zalophus californianus isolate mZalCal1 chromosome 7, mZalCal1.pri.v2, whole genome shotgun sequence genome includes a region encoding these proteins:
- the LOC118357134 gene encoding short coiled-coil protein B-like: MMNAYMDVVGAKKQVELKEKKQKPKKPQPLNQVLELQHTSKMLPARVVAVKEESLKLKSENQVHGQYIENFISLSSVFQTTDTKNKEKLGIHLSVLWNCCQSSFKNLGSIPNVIVFLFVA; this comes from the coding sequence ATGATGAATGCTTACATGGATGTAGTTGGTGCTAAAAAGCAGGtggaactgaaggaaaaaaaacaaaaacccaaaaaaccacaACCTCTCAATCAAGTGTTGGAACTCCAACACACATCTAAAATGCTTCCTGCAAGAGTAGTTGCAGTTAAGGAAGAAAGTCTGAAGCTAAAATCAGAAAATCAAGTTCATGGACAATATATAGAAAACTTCATATCATTATCTAGTGTTTTTCAAACAACtgacacaaaaaacaaagaaaagttagGGATTCATCTTTCTGTCTTATGGAATTGCTGccaatcttcttttaaaaaccttGGATCAATTCCAAATGTTatagtatttttgtttgtggCTTAA